Proteins found in one Sardina pilchardus chromosome 3, fSarPil1.1, whole genome shotgun sequence genomic segment:
- the nfil3-6 gene encoding nuclear factor, interleukin 3 regulated, member 6, translated as MSFTAPGVFPEESQEMREHGSLGMQVLDAPMAPGVLGLEMASPNGARTFTDEAVSILTSSSLLARSLLGRNTALKRKEQEETESQAAARRKREFIPQDKKDDSYWDKRKKNNEAAKRSREKRRVNDIVLEGRVLALLEENARLRAELLALKFRFGLVKDPSNAPILPLTAAQSPPAAQHCYLPSPHPSQPSGLQLGPRSMGGAGGAVTGRGDIAMGDAGSMSSEDSGFSTPGGSSVGSPVFFDERLAGERDIKLSPRSGAEEQACEALHHHQQHHHQHQQHHHLHHHSATTAGASEGSLLHHAVGPAGSPMAPHLSGELSQVTGKLEGGESMKCLPHKLRFKSPGSVESSGGGGGCADTPTGDSRGSPHPTATTRGSLQPLTDRGDGAAAGFWAQDGEHAAPSAGGGEQGASDPPSQAETHMLKSQLSSLCEEVAQLKRLFSAQLVSKTN; from the coding sequence ATGAGTTTCACTGCACCAGGGGTGTTTCCCGAAGAATCCCAAGAGATGAGAGAGCACGGCAGTTTGGGGATGCAGGTCCTGGATGCCCCCATGGCACCTGGGGTCCTTGGGCTGGAAATGGCCTCTCCGAACGGGGCGCGCACGTTCACAGACGAGGCCGTGTCCATCCTGACGTCCAGCAGCCTCCTGGCGCGTTCCTTGCTGGGGCGCAACACGGCGCTCAAGCgcaaggagcaggaggagacggAGAGCCAGGCGGCGGCCCGCCGCAAGCGGGAGTTCATCCCGCAGGACAAGAAGGACGACAGCTACTGGGACAAGCGCAAGAAGAACAACGAGGCGGCCAAGCGCTCGCGCGAGAAGCGCCGCGTCAACGACATCGTGCTGGAGGGCCGCGTGCTCGCCCTGCTCGAGGAGAACGCCCGGCTGCGCGCCGAGCTGCTCGCGCTCAAGTTCCGCTTCGGCCTCGTCAAGGACCCGTCCAACGCGCCCATCCTGCCCCTCACCGCTGCCCAGTCGCCCCCCGCCGCCCAGCACTGCTACCTGCCCTCGCCCCACCCGTCTCAGCCCTCGGGCCTGCAGCTCGGGCCCCGGAGCATGGGCGGCGCCGGGGGCGCCGTCACCGGCAGGGGCGACATCGCCATGGGCGACGCGGGCAGCATGTCGTCCGAGGACTCGGGCTTCTCCACGCCGGGCGGCTCCAGCGTGGGCAGCCCCGTGTTCTTCGACGAGCGCCTCGCCGGGGAGCGCGACATCAAGCTGTCCCCCCGGTCCGGCGCCGAGGAGCAGGCCTGCGaggccctccaccaccaccagcagcaccaccaccagcaccagcagcaccaccacctccaccaccactccgCCACCACCGCTGGCGCCAGTGAGGGCAGCCTGTTGCACCACGCGGTCGGCCCCGCGGGCTCCCCCATGGCGCCGCACCTGTCCGGGGAGCTCTCCCAGGTCACGGGGAAGCTGGAGGGCGGCGAGAGCATGAAGTGCCTCCCCCACAAGCTGCGCTTCAAGTCTCCCGGCAGCGTGGAgagcagcggcggcggaggaggctgCGCCGACACGCCCACGGGAGACAGCCGCGGCAGTCCGCACCCGACCGCCACGACCAGGGGCTCCTTGCAGCCGCTCACGGACAGAGGGGACGGCGCCGCGGCAGGGTTCTGGGCCCAGGACGGAGAGCACGCAGCCCCCAGCGCTGGCGGCGGTGAACAGGGGGCGAGTGATCCCCCGAGCCAGGCCGAGACCCACATGCTCAAGTCCCAGCTGTCGTCCCTCTGTGAGGAGGTGGCCCAGCTAAAGAGGCTCTTCTCCGCACAGCTGGTGTCCAAAACCAACTAA
- the nfil3-2 gene encoding nuclear factor, interleukin 3 regulated, member 2 codes for MESLNSPMMASPADMKNLDHLETYSSYSESLPSPSPQQDGESRQGRSGKSKPNMSCRRKREFISEEKKDASYWEKRRKNNEAAKRSREKRRLNDMVLENRVIALNEENMRLKTELLQLKLRFGLISTASYVEKSQQMANSAVANASSSSSSSSAHYYTSGYSSGSQVLMNSDSSETEQQEGHMQHVKYSPRGSLSDLSDVGSSRNSPEPMAYNIKQEGAGLDMDMDLAGVPTTPTTNAQLMFNLQRSLSANRHLEMEASYQHHQQQQQQQQLQQRHPSHQQQESVISSPNPRATPQRSVILFRSSSTSYPVESQKASDANQQKPQSLAAVPQLSQAFQGGLEILAEVTKQMERRTLDSPPYEYAGGYAHLHERLEAARQAGSAPELLPKREERAVFHQGYPGARDEEPPVLTYEGGSQGDTYYPSQSTSAKDTSSSDGDLRSSDKDASTDDESPQSSCSEAGRYQPHLSSAAASPMPFPPGTSPASQDVKGTALPHKLRLKHRAMSSSGSSGQESPTTPPTLSSPLPQHPYLALPHSGQTELNREPEAEDLDICQPASSSYSSSSSIAGARAEFSKKESGSRTGRNKRHD; via the coding sequence ATGGAAAGCCTGAATTCCCCCATGATGGCCTCACCAGCCGACATGAAGAACCTGGACCACCTGGAGACCTACTCCAGCTACAGTGAGTCCCTGCCGTCTCCATCCCCGCAGCAGGACGGCGAGTCGCGCCAGGGCCGCAGCGGCAAGTCCAAGCCCAACATGTCCTGCCGCCGCAAGCGGGAGTTCATCTCCGAGGAGAAGAAGGACGCCTCCTACTGGGAGAAGCGCCGCAAGAACAACGAGGCGGCCAAGCGCTCGCGCGAGAAGCGCCGGCTCAACGACATGGTGCTGGAGAACCGCGTCATCGCGCTCAACGAGGAGAACATGCGCCTCAAGACcgagctgctgcagctcaagCTCCGCTTTGGACTCATCAGCACCGCCTCGTACGTGGAGAAGAGCCAGCAGATGGCCAACAGCGCCGTAGCAAACGCCAGctcttcgtcctcctcttcctctgcccatTACTACACCAGCGGTTACTCCAGTGGCTCTCAGGTGCTGATGAACTCCGACTCTTCGGAGACCGAGCAGCAGGAGGGTCACATGCAACACGTCAAGTACTCCCCACGGGGGTCCCTCTCGGACCTCTCTGATGTTGGCTCGTCCAGGAACAGCCCAGAGCCCATGGCCTACAACATCAAGCAGGAGGGAGCAGGGCTGGACATGGACATGGACTTGGCTGGTgtgcccaccacccccaccaccaatgCACAGCTGATGTTCAACCTCCAGCGCAGCTTGAGCGCTAACCGCCACCTTGAGATGGAGGCCTCCTAccaacaccaccagcagcagcagcagcagcagcagctgcagcagcgtcACCCCAGCCACCAGCAGCAGGAGTCGGTCATCAGCTCTCCGAACCCCAGAGCCACACCTCAGCGGAGTGTCATCCTCTTCCGCTCCAGTAGCACCTCTTACCCGGTGGAGAGCCAGAAGGCTTCGGACGCCAACCAGCAGAAGCCGCAGTCGCTTGCCGCAGTCCCTCAGCTCTCCCAGGCCTTTCAGGGAGGCTTGGAGATCCTGGCCGAGGTGACCAAGCAAATGGAGAGGAGGACATTAGACTCCCCTCCCTACGAGTACGCCGGTGGGTATGCCCACCTGCATGAGAGGCTGGAGGCCGCGAGGCAGGCCGGCTCTGCCCCAGAGCTGCTCCCCAAGCGGGAGGAGAGGGCTGTGTTCCACCAGGGCTATCCGGGCGCTCGTGACGAGGAGCCTCCTGTCCTGACCTATGAGGGCGGCTCCCAGGGCGACACCTACTACCCAAGCCAGTCGACCTCGGCCAAAGACACATCGTCGAGCGACGGCGACCTGCGCAGCTCCGACAAGGACGCCTCCACCGACGACGAGTCCCCGCAGTCCTCCTGCTCTGAGGCGGGCCGCTACCAGCCGCACCTGTCCTCGGCGGCGGCGTCCCCGATGCCCTTCCCCCCGGGCACCTCCCCTGCCAGCCAGGACGTCAAGGGCACCGCGCTGCCCCACAAACTGAGGCTCAAGCACCGGGCCATGAGCAGCAGCGGCTCCTCAGGTCAGGAGTCCCCCACCACGCCACCCACCCTGTCCAGCCCTCTGCCCCAGCACCCATACCTGGCGCTCCCCCACTCCGGCCAGACGGAGCTGAACAGGGAGCCAGAGGCGGAAGACCTAGACATTTGCCagccggcctcctcctcctactcctcctcttcctccatagCGGGAGCGAGGGCAGAGTTCAGCAAGAAGGAATCCGGCAGCCGGACCGGCCGGAACAAGAGGCACgactga